One window from the genome of Cryptomeria japonica chromosome 6, Sugi_1.0, whole genome shotgun sequence encodes:
- the LOC131077585 gene encoding uncharacterized protein LOC131077585, giving the protein MAEVLSNLIKSKQSVSHWEGIQVHRLIEPITHSQFADDTILFGEATMKEAKGIKEVLDKYSKLLDQVMNMDKSQIFFFNTERLLQNCISHLLGLKIADLPLKYLGIRINMGCRQSHIWEDVLNSCKIKLEQWKNRWLIQAGRILMIKFVLSAVPIYSMQCFQMPSLVGAKLDGYLKKFVWDRAKEHKKIPLINWDTMCMRKEDGGAGLRKMSLQNLALGAKLSWKMYKSPNKLWCRIFQKKYLDSDDFERIFTIADAYRSSPTWNFL; this is encoded by the coding sequence atggcagaagtTCTTAGCAACTTAATCAAATCCAAGCAATCTGTCAGTCATTGGGAAGGTATACAAGTTCATAGATTGATAGAGCCTATTACCCATTCTCAATTTGCGGATGACACCATTTTGTTTGGTGAAGCAACAATGAAAGAAGCCAAAGGAATCAAAGAGGTATTAGACAAATATTCTAAGTTGTTAGACCAGGTAATGAATATGGATAAGtcacaaattttctttttcaaCACAGAAAGATTGTTACAGAACTGCATTTCGCATTTGCTTGGCTTAAAAATTGCTGATTTGCCCCTCAAATATCTTGGGATCAGAATTAACATGGGTTGTAGGCAATCACATATTTGGGAGGATGTACTCAATTCTTGTAAGATTAAGTTGGAGCAATGGAAGAATAGATGGCTTATACAAGCTGGACGGATATTAATGATTAAATTTGTGCTATCAGCAGTTCCAATCTATAGTATGCAATGCTTTCAAATGCCCAGTTTGGTTGGAGCGAAATTAGATGGGTATCTAAAAAAGTTTGTTTGGGACAGGGCCAAGGAACATAAGAAGATACCTTTGATTAACTGGGATACAATGTGCATGCGGAAAGAGGATGGAGGTGCAGGGTTGAGAAAAATGAGTTTGCAGAACTTGGCACTTGGAGCGAAGCTATCATGGAAAATGTACAAAAGCCCCAATAAATTATGGTGCAGGATCTTTCAGAAAAAGTATTTGGACTCAGATGATTTTGAACGTATCTTCACAATTGCAGATGCATACAGGAGCTCTCCCACTTGGAATTTCCTTTAG